The Nicotiana tabacum cultivar K326 chromosome 14, ASM71507v2, whole genome shotgun sequence genome contains a region encoding:
- the LOC107830185 gene encoding succinate-semialdehyde dehydrogenase, mitochondrial: MQMIRGRMRMALSAGAMLYRSSLSGPVRLMTTEAQNVAAKLKSSGLLRSQALIGGKWVDSYDGKTIKVYNPATGEVITDVACMGGKETNDAISSAYDAFSSWSKLTAAERSKCLRKWYDLIMAHKEELGQLMTLEQGKPLKEAIGEVSYGAGFIEFSAEEAKRIYGDIIPSPLADRRLFVLKQPVGVVGAITPWNFPLAMITRKVGPALACGCTVVIKPSELTPLTALAAAELSLQAGIPPGVVNVVMGNASDIGDALLASPQVRKLTFTGSTLVGKKLMAGAAATVKKVSLELGGNAPCIIFDDADIEVALKGALATKFRNTGQTCVCANRILVQEGIYEKFTNAFAKAVQSMKVGDGFSEGVEQGPLINEAAVKKVESFVEDATSKGAKVLVGGKRHSLGMTFYEPTVVTGVNSEMLLSREEVFGPVAPLLKFKTEEEAIHMANDTNAGLAAYIFSTNIQRAWRVTEALEYGIVGVNEGLVSTEVAPFGGVKQSGLGREGSKYGLDEYLEMKYVCLGSMS, translated from the coding sequence ATGCAAATGATTCGTGGGCGTATGAGAATGGCACTTTCTGCTGGTGCAATGTTATATCGTTCCTCACTTTCAGGTCCCGTGCGTCTGATGACGACGGAAGCCCAAAATGTTGCTGCTAAGCTGAAAAGCTCTGGATTGTTGCGGAGTCAGGCTCTTATTGGAGGGAAATGGGTTGATTCATATGATGGGAAGACTATAAAGGTTTACAACCCTGCAACAGGGGAGGTAATAACAGATGTGGCATGCATGGGTGGGAAGGAGACGAACGATGCGATTTCTTCTGCCTATGATGCATTTAGTTCTTGGAGCAAACTTACTGCTGCTGAAAGGAGCAAATGTTTAAGGAAGTGGTATGATTTGATAATGGCTCACAAAGAAGAACTTGGACAACTTATGACACTAGAGCAAGGGAAGCCTCTAAAAGAGGCCATTGGTGAAGTTAGTTATGGGGCTGGTTTTATTGAGTTCTCCGCTGAAGAGGCTAAACGTATATATGGTGACATCATTCCATCACCATTAGCAGATAGGCGGTTATTTGTTTTAAAGCAACCAGTTGGTGTTGTTGGCGCAATTACACCTTGGAATTTTCCCTTGGCTATGATTACCCGAAAGGTCGGCCCTGCTCTTGCTTGTGGTTGTACAGTGGTGATTAAACCTTCTGAACTCACGCCCTTGACTGCTTTAGCAGCAGCTGAACTCTCCCTTCAAGCTGGAATACCACCGGGCGTGGTCAATGTTGTTATGGGAAATGCATCTGATATTGGAGATGCACTGCTTGCGAGTCCACAAGTAAGAAAACTTACCTTCACAGGTTCGACCTTGGTTGGGAAAAAGTTAATGGCAGGTGCTGCTGCCACTGTTAAGAAGGTATCTCTTGAGCTAGGAGGTAATGCACCTTGCATCATCTTTGATGATGCAGACATTGAAGTAGCTTTGAAAGGAGCTCTGGCAACAAAGTTCCGTAACACTGGACAAACATGTGTATGCGCCAATAGAATACTTGTGCAAGAAGGGATATATGAAAAATTCACAAATGCTTTTGCAAAAGCTGTCCAAAGCATGAAAGTTGGAGATGGTTTCAGTGAAGGTGTGGAGCAGGGCCCTCTAATTAATGAAGCAGCAGTAAAGAAGGTTGAATCTTTTGTAGAAGACGCTACTTCAAAGGGGGCCAAAGTCCTCGTTGGGGGGAAGAGACATAGCCTTGGCATGACCTTTTATGAGCCTACAGTCGTAACTGGAGTTAATAGTGAGATGCTCTTGTCGAGGGAGGAAGTATTTGGGCCTGTCGCCCCTCTTTTGAAGTTCAAAACAGAGGAAGAAGCAATCCATATGGCTAATGACACCAATGCAGGTTTAGCTGCTTATATATTCTCGACAAATATTCAACGAGCTTGGCGTGTCACTGAGGCTCTTGAATATGGAATCGTTGGAGTTAATGAAGGACTAGTTTCAACTGAGGTTGCTCCATTTGGGGGCGTGAAACAATCAGGTCTTGGCCGTGAAGGTTCTAAATACGGGTTGGATGAATATTTGGAGATGAAATATGTGTGCTTGGGAAGTATGAGCTAA